The Sneathiella sp. P13V-1 nucleotide sequence CCGGTAAAACAGCCTTCTCTACACCGGCCGGGAATGAGTTCACTTACCAACAGGTGATGGATATTAGCAGCCGGATCGCAAACTTGCTTGTGTCGAAAGGTGGAAAACCCGGAGACAGGGTTGCGGTTCAGGTTGATAAGACAGTTGAAGCTGTTCTTTTGTATCTTGGATGCCTCAAAGCGGGACTTGTCTACCTTCCTCTCAACACCGCATACAAATCGTCTGAAGTTGACTATTTCCTCTCTGATGCCACCCCTATCTTTCTGGTTTGCGCACCAGAGAAGCACACAGATCTTGCGGACATTGCAACTGCTGCCGGTGTAAAAGAGATATTTACACTGGATAGTAAAGGATGCGGTTCACTGATGGATGCTTCCAGCAGCCAAAGTGAAGAATTTCAGACAATACCGCGTAAAAGCGACGATCTTGCTGCCATTCTTTATACTTCAGGGACAACCGGACGCTCTAAAGGTGCCATGTTGACCCACGAAAATCTGGCAAGCAATGCGCAAACCCTTGTAAAATACTGGGCCTTTGAAGAAAATGACGTCCTTCTTCACGCCCTACCGATCTTCCATGTTCATGGTCTTTTCGTGGCCCTTCACTGCGCTTTCCTGAAAGCTAATAAAGTCATCTTCCTGGACAAGTTCGACCCAGCAGCTGTAATGGAAAACCTGCCTGAAGCAACAGTGTTTATGGGCGTTCCTACTTTCTATGTCAGACTGTTAGACAATCACGAATTTGGCAAAGAGCATTGCCAAAACATGCGCCTATTTACCGCGGGCTCAGCTCCGCTTTTGGAAGAAACGTTTAATCAATTCACGGATCTGACAGGCCACGTCATTTTGGAACGTTACGGCATGTCCGAAGCAGGCATGATCACATCCAACCCCTATGACGGGAAACGGATCGCAGGGTCTGTAGGCTTTCCACTGGATAATGAAGTCAGGATCGCAGACGAAGACGGCAACATCCTGACCGATGGGGAAATCGGCATTCTGGAAATCAAGGGTCCGAATGTCTTCAAAGGCTACTGGAAAATGCCGGAAAAAACTGCGTCAGAATTTCGGCCTGATGGCTTTTTCATCACAGGAGATATGACCGTCAAAGGTGAAGATGGATACTATCGCATTGTCGGTCGATCCAAAGACCTGATCATTTCCGGTGGCTACAATGTCTATCCAAAAGAAATTGAAAGTTATCTGGATGAAATGGAAGGCGTCCTTGAAAGTGCCGTAGTCGGTCGCCCTGACCCTGACTTTGGAGAAGCCGTTGTCGCCTTTATCGTAAAAGATGGCAGCACTGATCTTGGTGATGTTGATGTCATCAGATTTGCAAAAGACAAACTCGCCAATTTCAAGGCTCCTAAGGAAGTTCATTTCCTCGACGAACTTCCCAGAAACACCATGGGCAAAGTTCAAAAAAATGAACTTCGAAATATCGCAGCCAAATAGTTTAAAAGCCGCCTCAAAGGGCGGCTTTTTTTAAGCTTCTTTTCGCTTCAGATAGGCGTTTACCTTAGCGCGATTTCCACATGTCGACATGGAGCACCAACGCCTGCGACCATTCCTGGACTGGTTTACAAAAAACAGCTCGCAGGTATCACTAGCACAGACACGCGCTTTTTCGACCTGATCAGACGCTAGAAACACAGCCATATCTTTTAAAATTGGATAAAGTAACTGCTCTGGCCCTTCCTCAACCAAGCTGTTTTTCACTTCATACCCACTGTCGGAGGGAACAAGTTCAATTTTTGTCTTGTAGGTAGCCAGCAAATCGTTGAGGTCTGCAACGAAATTGGGGTCAATCGGCCAGCCTTCCGAAGCTTGTTTCAGATTTTCTGAAAAGCGTATTCTCATGTCATGAAGCTTATCCATGACCTGCTGGCACCTCTCCGGGTTTTGGAAGATATACATGTGAAAAGCAGAGGCTTCATCTTCATGCAGCAATTCCTGCGATTTTAGGAAAGTCAGCAGATCCTCAAGTGAGGCAAGCCCTTCACCGTCACGATCAAATCTTTGAGCGGAATTAGCAAAATCAATGGCTGTGCGACCACCAACAACATAATACCCTTCGTTATTCACGACCCCGGCTTTCACCAGAGCTTTGAGCTTCGCCAAAGCTACTCTCCTACTGCGTAAAATTCTGTAACAAATTATTCATATCGGGCAAAATGCACTATTTTAAGGCAAGCGCAAGCCAAATCACTACACAAATTCCTATTAAAACACGATAACCGGTAAAATAAAATAATACCAGTTACAACTTATCTTATCAAAGGCTTTACCAAGGGGATATTAACCCCTTGTTTCAGCACATATTTCAATAAAAAAGCCTCCGACTTCATCGAAGGCTTTTCCTGAAATAATTCAAGTTCAAGAATTATTTTGGCTCCCAAAAACTCATGGATTCCATTTTCATAGCGCGTTTCTCTTCACCGGATGCTTTCCAGTTATACCCAAAAGATGCTCCCTCCCAAGATCCGTACATTGGATTTGGAATGGTGATCCATTTTGTGCTCCAGTTCGCAGCATATTTGTTCAGGATCTCATTCCGTTCTTCAAGGTTCGCTTTTTTGGCATCAACGAAGTCGCCCAGATTATCCCCCAACAACATGACGATGCGATAGTCTTGAGCAATATGTGCGCGACGCGTCCCTTTTTCAGATCCCCAGTTCTCACGCTCATTGCGGAGTAATACGGTGTCAATTTTTTCGTTCACAGGATAACCAAGAGCTTTCAGGTTCTTACGCGTACCTGCCTCACCTGGCGCTTTACGGTTTGAAACGTAGAAAATCTCTACACCTTTGGAGGCAGCGTATTTGATAAATTCCTTTGAGCCTGGAATTGCCTTGGAAATTGCTTCGTCAACATATGGCCCCCAAGTTTTGGAGCTGTAGTTCTTGCCTGCTTTGATCAACCAGGCTTCATACTCTGAATTGTCTAAAACTGTTTCATCGACATCCAGAATTACAGCAGGTGGCTTATTTTGATAATTGTCTCCCTGCTCTAGTGCTGCAGTCCAGTCTTTGTTCTCCAAAGCGCGATCCAGCATAATTTCAGCCAGTTTAAAGGCCGCAATGGCATTTGCTTTAAACTCAACAGAAGTTTGAGTCCACAAGGTCGCGTTCATCAAGTCATTTGGCTTCGATCCATGGCCATCAGCAAATGCAGTACCGACTGCAGTTGTTCCCATCATCAGACCAGCTACGAGTGCCAGAGATTTAGTACCCAGTTTCATTTACGTATCTCCCCGTTTTGAGATTCAATTCCTGATAATTGAACGGTAACTATTCGCTAATTACAAGCAAATTCAACAGTGAATTTGACTAAACGGTCAAAAACAAGCAACCAGCAGAAAGATAAAGAGTGCAATAAAGATTGTCTCAGACACAACAAGGATGACGACTGGCCAGCCAACTTTCGTAATTTCCTTCAATGACGTCTTCATACCTAGTCCCGCAATCGCAGTAACCAGACACATTCTGGAAAGATCGGTCATATGTTCAATTGCCATGGAAGGCAGATAGCTCATGCTGTTAAGAAAGACAAAGATCACAAAACCGATCAGAAAAGCGGGAGGCAATATCCCCAAGCTGCTTTCTTCACCTTTTTTCTTTCGGCTGGCACTAAAGATGAAGCTAAAAACGAGAACCACAGGCACCAATAGAGTAACACGTAAAAGCTTGACGACAGTACTGACATCACCGGCTTCTTCCGACACACTATACCCTGCACCAACAACTTGAGCCACATCATGGATGGTTCCGCCAAGGAACACGCCTGCCTCCACATGATCCATCGCGAAATATTCAGTAATCAACGGATACACGACCATAGCAACGGTGCTTAATGTGGTTACAGCAACAACAGTTACGATGGTATTTCGTTCGGTATATGGCGTTTTTGGCATGACTGCAGATAAGGCCAAAGCCGCCGAGGCGCCACAGATAGCTACGGCACCACCTGACAACAAACCCAGAGAAGGCTTTAACTTAAGAACTTGAGCAAGTATCCAGCCAAACAAAATTGTTAACACAAGGCCTGCTGCAACCCCGGCAATTGTAAGCCCACCAAGATCTGCGATCTGATCAAAAGTGATCCTGACACCGAGCAAAGCGACACCTATACGCAAGATCGTGCGCGCTGCAAATTCAATACCAGCTTTGCAGGCCCCCTCTTCAGACAAGAAATGAAAAGCCATTCCTAATAAGAGGGCAAAGAGCATTACCGGACCGCCATAGTGGTCACTTAAAAAACCAGAAGCCATTGCAATTGTTAGGCAAACCAACAATCCTGGGAAGATTGTTTTTGTCTCCCGCGCCATTTGTTCTGCTTGCCTCTTGAGCATTTTGCGTTTCCCCGCCACAACAATGTTTGAAATACAACAAAGGATTACCTACCATAAATCGAAAGGCTCTCGCAAAGTAATTCCTCTGAATTATACTGTAGAATTAGTCTGCTGCGTTAATTGGTTTTTATTGATTTTTCACTAGCTTTCAGTAAGGTGCATGTATTGGGGAGGCGTCTAAGAACTAATACGTGTTGACCAGCGCCTTATATACCATTTGGGTTAATCGTATGACAGCAGCCAAAAGGCTTATTATATCAATTATAGGGTTTAGTTTTCTGATTACTCTCGTCAGTACATCAGTGCAGCTATACATTGATTATAGAGCTGAACTTACGACGATTAATGACCGGTTCCAGGAAATTATCAGTACACGGCTACCAAACCTGACCCATAACGTTTGGGTGCTTGATGACGAACAGATAACACTCCACCTGATCAGTTTGGTAAATAGCCCTTATATTGAATATGCTGCCATCAGTACTGAAGGAAATGTGCGCTGGCTTCATGGTGACATTCAGTCCAAACAGACGCTGGAAAGATCCTATCCGTTGAATTTATCCAATGGGAAACAAACCTTTGATCTTGGAACGTTAAGGGTTGTGGCTGGTCTTAATCCAGTTTTCAGAAGCCTGAGTGAAAGAGCCTTGATTATCCTCGCGAGCAATGCTGTTGTGATATTCTTTATTGCCGGCTTCTTCCTGATTTTGTTCCAAATTCAGATTTCACGACACCTCATCACGCTTTCGCACTATGCACGATCATTGAAGTTAGATGGCATGACACCGGCACTTACACTGCAGCGCAAGCAACCTTCGGGAAATCCCGACGAGTTGGATGATGTGGTCTCCGCATTGAATTTCATGAAGAACAACATTGAAACCTCCTATCACGCGTTGCGCGAGAGTGAGCGTTATAACAGGATGTTGTTTGAACAGTCTCCTATTGGTCTGGCTTTATGCAAACCTGACGGCAAATTTACAGATATTAACCCGGCTTTCGCCTCGATCATCGGTCACCCTTCAACTGATCCCGAAGGCTTGGACCTTTGGCAAATTATCCCAACAGAAGAACTTGAACTTGAGCGTGAGCGCTTGAAAGACTTACGCCTTCATTCCCCAAGTCTACATATGGAAAAATCGGTAATAGACCTCAATGGCAATATTATTCCCGTGGATGTTTCCTATCACTTGCTTGATCGCGCTGGTGACACCTATATCGGGCTTAGTATTCAGGATATTTCAGAACGCAAAGCGTCTGAACTTGCGCTTGCAAAAAGTGAAGAGCAGCTTAGACAGTCAGAAAAAATGCGCGCGGTTGGTGAACTTACCGGCGGTGTTGCTCATGACTTTAACAACTTGCTTGCCGTCGTGATGGGCAACGCCGAAATCGTCAATGAAAGCCTGCCCGAAGAGAGTGATCAGCGGAAAAGAATGGAAATTCTTATCGCCGCCTGCTTACGAGGCGCTGATCTTACACAACAGCTTCTGGCTTATTCCAGAAAACAGGTCCTTAAACCCGTCTATACCGATATGTCCCATCTGGTAGACAAAACAGTGTCTATGTTGACACGTGTGATCGGAGAAGAGATCGAATTTCAATCAATCGTGGAGGATGAAATCTGGACCTGCCACGTGGATCAGAGCCTGTTCGAAAATGCGTTGCTCAACCTGATTATCAACGCAAGGGATGCCATTCTCGCATCCAGTAATCGTCCTGGAAAAATAATCCTGAATGTCAGCAATGCTTCTGTCGACAGGTCCATGGCAGAACTTCCAACTGACGCGTCGGAAGGGGATTACATCGTCGTTTCCATTCAGGATAATGGCACAGGGATGCCAAAAGAAATCCAGGACAAAATCTTTGAACCCTTCTTTACAACCAAGCCGGTTGGTGAAGGAACTGGGTTGGGTTTGAGTATGGCGTATGGGTTTGTTAAACAATCAGGTGGATTTGTGGTAGTATTCAGTAAAGAAAATTATGGTACTAATGTAAAACTTTATATACCAAGGCATAGTGGCTCCGCAGTCGGGAAAGAAGACAAAATGGTTGATCAGAAGCTGAAAACCGGGAATGAAAAAATTCTTGTTCTGGAAGATGATCCAGATGTACGAGAGCTGACAGTACTGCAACTAAAGAGCTTGGGTTATTCTGTTCTACAGGCGCATGACGGCAATTCCGCACTTGATGTTCTGGAAAAGGAAGGTCCTGTGGACCTTCTCCTATCAGATGTTGTCTTACCTGGAGGAATGCGCGGCCCTGAAGTGGCATTAAAAGCCAAGAAAGATCAACCGAACCTGAAAGTTCTATTTATGTCTGGGTATACCCAAAATGCGCTAGAGACGCATTCAGAGCTTGGCGAGACGGCGATGCTCCTCAATAAACCGTTTCGAAAAAAAGACCTTTCGGAGAAAATTCGCGAAGCTATTGAGCTGAACTGACAATCACCAGCTTTCTGACACCAACGGTTGGAGGCATTTTGCTTTAAGCAAAATCTCCTCTAGTGCGCCTCTCTCCTGAACTGCAGTAAACTTTTGCTTCAGCACATTCAACGAACGGGCGGAATATTTCATCGTATCCTGCTTGAAATCCCGCCCTTTTAAACAAACCGTAAACTCCGCTTTTTCTTGCTTTAAGGCATGCGCATTTTCAAGTGCCCAAGGAAAATAAAGTTCTGCGATTTGATTTGTAAGAATGGGCAACAAAGTCAACTCGAGCGTCCCCCATTCCTCCCATTCACCATTGCTCTCAGGCCTCAGCATCTGTTCGATCCACACTAATATTTCAGGGTATTCTTTTAGAATAGCGCGGGTTGTTGGTTGCTGTGTGCAGCCATATAGCTGGCCAAACAATCCAAAATCAGCAAGCGATGGTTTTCCCCCAAAAATAAACCGTCTCTTTGTCAGATGCTTTTCCAACAAATGAAGTAGATCATCCAAGGAGCGCTCGATGGTTTCCTTATTTTGTTCGTTAGATCCAACAAAGCTAAGTCTCGGCACCATTCTGGTCCTCAATTGCTCCGCAAACAGAGACTGCTCGTCAGGTGAGGCATTAGGGGCAATCGTAGAGGCCAACCCCTCCGAGACTTCAATCTGATCGGCCTCTCGCCACCAACGATAGTGGAACATTGGCTTGTTACCCCATTCATCTGCATATTCCTCAATCATCTGGGAGAGAAATTGCAGCTCCTGCGACACAGGATTTATGGAGTTTTCGGGAAACAACTGCTCCATTTTTTCAAGGATAGGGGTGCTGTCTTGGAGAACGTCTCCATTCGGACAGATAACAAGGGGGACAAGCGGCAGTTTGGCGTGCTTTTGGAAATCCTCTATATTCTCTTTTGTCCGAGGTCTCCATTCGTGAGGAATGTTTTTATACCTAAAATAGGATCTCACCTTCACCGAAAATGGTGAAAATTCAGATCCATAAATTATATAATGTTCATTTCCCATCGCCGCGCTCTTTCTTCTTCTTGGTGTCGAGCTTTATGTCACTTTCTTCAAGTATGTAAAAAAAATCCCACAACAGCAACTGTTTGAGATACAACAAGAGAGGACAAAGGGAGTCGCATAATGAATGTTATTGATAATTTTTCAGCTACCTATTTAGAAGCTCGAAACAAATTTCTAGACGCCTGTAAAGAAAGAGGAATTGTTGTAGAAAGCAACCTCAATGACAGAGCGAAAGGCGCACAAGGTGAAGACCTATATATGGATGTCGCGCGTATCGGACCAGAAGGCGCAAAGAAAGTCCTGATCATCAGCTCCGGCACCCATGGCGGGGAAGGCTTTTGCGGATCAGGCATCCAGATTAATCTTCTCCGCGGTGGTTTCTTTAAGGAACTTCCTGCCGATACGGCCGTTGTTCTCATCCACGCCATCAATCCATATGGCTTCTCTCACGTTCGCCGTGTGAACGAAGATAATATCGACCTCAACCGTAATTTCCGTGACTATTCACAACCACTTCCTGAAAACGAACCTTATCGTGAAGTACACGATATGATTGTTCCAATGGATTGGGATGGTGACGCCCGTGCAAAAGCGGAAGAAGAAATTGCTGCCTATATTGAAAAGAACGGCATGGCTCAGTTCCAAGCTGCGGTAACCGGCGGCCAGCACATTAAGGAAAACGGTATCTTCTTTGGCGGCAAGGAAGCCTCTTGGACAAATGACACGCTCCGTGCTGTTTCAAAGAAACACGCAGGTGACGCAGAACATCTTGCCTTCCTGGACATTCATACCGGCCTCGGCCCTTACGGATTTGGGGAACTTATCTACGTTGGTGATCTGGGAGGCCTATCACGCGCCAATGATTGGTATGACAATGAATGTACATCGCCAGAAGATGGCTCTTCAACCTCGGCACCAGTGACAGGTACAATAAACCTTGGTGTCTGTGAGATGGCGCCGAATGCCACAAACACTTGTGTAGCCATCGAATATGGCACCCTACCAATCATGGAAGTTCTTAACGCTTTGCGTGCTGATAACTGGTTATACGCATACGGTGATGTGAACAGCGAGCTTGGACGGAAAATTAAAAAAGATGTTCGCGACGCTTTTTACTGTGATGCAGATGACTGGAAAGAAATGGTCTGGGAACGTGGTCATTCTGTTGTAACCAAGGCGCTAGCTGGACTAGACAAGTCCTAGAACCCAAATAGACCAAAATAAAAGGGGCCTCAAAAGGCCCCTTTTATTTTGTCGGAAAAAGCGAAAACCTATCCTTCGACTTCCAATCCACGATGGGACAGCTTGTCCAATTTCGGCATCAGCGACAGAAGTTCCTGCGTATAAGGTGCTTGAGGGTCCTTAAACACATCTTCTGTTGCAGCAACTTCCACCAATTGCCCCATCTTCATCACACCGACACGATCGCACATTTGGCGGATCACTGGAAGGTCATGACTGATGAACAACATTGTCAGTCCCAGCTCTTCCTGAAGATCTTTCAGCAAGTTAAGGATCTGCGCCTGAATAGACACATCGAGCGCGGAAGTCGGCTCATCACAGATCAGAAAGCGCGGACGTGTTGCAAGCGCACGCGCAATGGAAATACGCTGACGCTGACCACCTGAGAACTCATGCGGGTAACGAAGCGCCGCCTGGCGGCCCAGTCCCACATGTTCCAGAAGATCTGTCACAATAGTTTCCGTCTCGTGGTTGCTGTTGGTCAGTTTATGGAACCGAATTGGCTCAGCCACGATATCCATTACCCGCATGCGTCCGTTCAATGATGAGAAAGGATCCTGGAAGATCATCTGCATCTGTTTACGGTAATAATCCATTTCTTTCTGTGATTTGATCTTTGTCAGATCATCGCCACCAAAGAAAATTGACCCGCTTGCAGGTGTGTAGAGGCCGGAAATCATACGGGCCACCGTTGACTTCCCTGAGCCACTTTCACCCACCAGACCGAATACTTCACCCTGTTTAATGTCGAAAGAAACATTATCTACAGCTGTGAACATCTTCCGGTTCTTCTTCAGGATTGCCGACTTTGCAATAAACTGCATAACCAGATTTTCGACAGCAACCAATGGTCCATCAACCGCGTCGAAGTCACGCGCCTGTCCTAACCAGTGAGTAGAGATATCGAAGTCCTGCTTACGGTCTTCTTCTTTCTCAATATAGTTCACCATAGGGAAACGTTTCAGACGCACATCTGGACGTGGCACAGCGCTGATCAGGCTCTTCGTATATGGATGATCAGGATCGCCAAGAATTTTCTCGGTCGTCCCCTCTTCCACCAAATCACCACGATACATCACCGCAACGCGATCGGTAATGTCAGCGATTACACCCATATCATGGGTAATAATCAACATACCAACTTGTTTTTCGCGGCAAAGTTTGCGCATCAAATCCAGGATTTGCGCCTGAATTGAAACGTCCAGAGCCGTTGTTGGCTCGTCCGCGATGATAACTTCGGGTTCCGCACACAGAGCGAGTGCAATAACCACGCGCTGACGCATACCACCAGAGAACTGGTGAGGGTAATGCTTGATCCGCTCTTCCGGGTTTGGAATACCAACCTGATCCAAAAGATCAATAGCACGTTCCAACGATTTCTTTTCACCAAGTTTCAGATGCAGATCAATTGTTTCAACAAGCTGTTGTTCAATTGTCTGAAGAGGATCCAATGATGTCAAAGGATCCTGGAAAATCATACCGATGCGACGGCCGCGAATTTTCCGCTTCTCTTCTGATGACAGCTCATCAATCTGCTCACCTTTCAGGTAAACTTTACCACCCGACACACGCCCTGGAGGTTCAAGCAACCCAATGACGGCATTACCAATTGTTGATTTACCTGCACCAGACTCACCGACAACACCCAGAACTTCGCCTGGTTGCACCGTCAAAGTAACATCCTTCACCGCTTTTACAGTACCACGGCGACTTGGGAACTCGATCTCGAGATTATTAATATTCAACAAATCCATCTCAGATCTCCTTAGCGCAGTTTCGGGTTCATGGCGTCACGTAGCCAGTCACCAAGTAAGTTCACTGCAAGCACCAGAATAACCAGTGCAGCGCCTGGGAAGATAGTAATCCACCATTCACCAGAGAAGAGATACTCATTGCCAATACGGATCAAAGTACCAAGAGATGGCGTGGTTGGCGGAACACCCACACCGAGGAAGGAAAGGGTCGCCTCAGTAATAACCGCAATCGCCAAGTGAATGGTTGCGATAACCATTACCGGCCCCATGACGTTTGGAAGAACGTGACGGCGCAAGATTGTACCCGGACGAATACCAATGACCTGAGCAGCCTGAACATATTCCTTGCCCTTCTCAACGAGAGTAGAGCCACGAACTGTACGGGCATATTGGACCCAACCGGAAATGCCAATGGCGAAGATCAGAACGTAGATCGCCAGCTCTTCATGCAATTCTTTTGGTACAAGACCACGGGCAACACCATCAACCAACAGGGCAATCAAAATCGCGGGGAATGAGAGCTGAATGTCAGCGACACGCATGATAAACGCATCCACACGACCACCAGCATAACCGCTGATCAAACCAAGTGTAATCCCAACTACCATCGAGAAAATAACTGAGGCGAAACCAACCAATAGGGAAATTCGCGCACCATATATAATGGTTGAGAAAATATCACGTCCCTGATCATCCGTTCCGAGAAGGAAGCGAGTTTCACCATCCTCCATCCACGCAGGTGGAAGGCTGGAATCCATCAGGTCAATTGAAGCGAGATCAAAAGGATTGTGCGGGGAAACCAACGGAGCAAAAACTGCTGCCAATAGGAAAATCACCGTAACTATGAACGCGATAATCGCAACGGGGCTCTTTTTGAAGCTGTGCCAGACATCGCCATCCAAGAAACGCTCAAGGCGCGTTGTTTCAACTGTTTTATCCATTTTCATCACCCGTCGCTAGAGCGTAGTCGTGGATCAACAGCGTAGTACAAAATATCCACAATCATATTGATCAAAACAAAAAAGAAAGCAATTAGAACAAGATAGGCCGCCATAATAGGAATATCCACGTCAGCAACCGCTTGAATAAAGAGAAGGCCCATACCAGGCCACTGGAACACACTTTCTGTAATGATCGCAAAAGCAATCAAAGAACCAAGCTGCAAACCAGTAATGGTAATAACAGGCACCAATGTATTTTTAAGGGCGTGTTTAAAATGAACAGAACGATCAGGCAGGCCGCGTGCGCGTGCAAATTTCACAAAATCTGTCCGAAGTACCTCAAGCATTTCAGCCCGAACGAGGCGCATAATCAAGGTCAACTGGAACAACGCCAATGTAAAAGATGGCAGGATCAGAGATTTCAGGCCGGAAGCGGTTAAGAAACCCGTGGTCCATGTTCCGATTTCAATGACGTCACCGCGACCAAATGTTGGCAGCCAACGAAGGACCACGCCAAACAGCAAAATCAGCAAAATACCTGTCAGGAAGGTCGGTAATGACACACCTACCAAAGAGGTCGTCATAATAAACTTGGAAATAATGCCGTTACGCTTCAACGCCGTATACACCCCAAGCGGGATACCCAACACCAGCGCTAAGATCGCTGAAACAAAAGCCAACTCCAGGGTAGCAGGCATACGCTCAAAAATGAGATCGCTTACAGGTGTTTTGTATTTGTAGGAAATTCCAAAATCCCCTTGGGCAGCGTTTAACGCAAACCGACCAAACTGGACGATAAATGGATCATTGAGACCCAAATTCTCGCGCAATTGTTCGCGCTCTTCCTGGGTCGTATCCTGACCCACCATGTTGTTAATCGGATCACCGACAAACTGGAACATGGCGAAGGCGATGAGAGCCACTGTAAACATCACAACGACGGATTGCAGCAGTCTCTTTAGCAAAAATGAAACCATGGCATATATTATAAAAAGAGAATAAAAAAAAATCAGGGCCCGCACATGCAGGCCCTGAGGAAAAGTCGTATTACTTGTTTACGACTACATAGCGGAAGTCCAGGCTGTTGTCTGGACGTTGAACAACAGACACACGGTCGCTCGCACCCCAAGACAGTGGCTGC carries:
- a CDS encoding 5'-nucleotidase, lipoprotein e(P4) family, producing the protein MKLGTKSLALVAGLMMGTTAVGTAFADGHGSKPNDLMNATLWTQTSVEFKANAIAAFKLAEIMLDRALENKDWTAALEQGDNYQNKPPAVILDVDETVLDNSEYEAWLIKAGKNYSSKTWGPYVDEAISKAIPGSKEFIKYAASKGVEIFYVSNRKAPGEAGTRKNLKALGYPVNEKIDTVLLRNERENWGSEKGTRRAHIAQDYRIVMLLGDNLGDFVDAKKANLEERNEILNKYAANWSTKWITIPNPMYGSWEGASFGYNWKASGEEKRAMKMESMSFWEPK
- a CDS encoding ATP-binding protein produces the protein MTAAKRLIISIIGFSFLITLVSTSVQLYIDYRAELTTINDRFQEIISTRLPNLTHNVWVLDDEQITLHLISLVNSPYIEYAAISTEGNVRWLHGDIQSKQTLERSYPLNLSNGKQTFDLGTLRVVAGLNPVFRSLSERALIILASNAVVIFFIAGFFLILFQIQISRHLITLSHYARSLKLDGMTPALTLQRKQPSGNPDELDDVVSALNFMKNNIETSYHALRESERYNRMLFEQSPIGLALCKPDGKFTDINPAFASIIGHPSTDPEGLDLWQIIPTEELELERERLKDLRLHSPSLHMEKSVIDLNGNIIPVDVSYHLLDRAGDTYIGLSIQDISERKASELALAKSEEQLRQSEKMRAVGELTGGVAHDFNNLLAVVMGNAEIVNESLPEESDQRKRMEILIAACLRGADLTQQLLAYSRKQVLKPVYTDMSHLVDKTVSMLTRVIGEEIEFQSIVEDEIWTCHVDQSLFENALLNLIINARDAILASSNRPGKIILNVSNASVDRSMAELPTDASEGDYIVVSIQDNGTGMPKEIQDKIFEPFFTTKPVGEGTGLGLSMAYGFVKQSGGFVVVFSKENYGTNVKLYIPRHSGSAVGKEDKMVDQKLKTGNEKILVLEDDPDVRELTVLQLKSLGYSVLQAHDGNSALDVLEKEGPVDLLLSDVVLPGGMRGPEVALKAKKDQPNLKVLFMSGYTQNALETHSELGETAMLLNKPFRKKDLSEKIREAIELN
- a CDS encoding malonate--CoA ligase translates to MSKNNLYHLFEQQFTGHSGKTAFSTPAGNEFTYQQVMDISSRIANLLVSKGGKPGDRVAVQVDKTVEAVLLYLGCLKAGLVYLPLNTAYKSSEVDYFLSDATPIFLVCAPEKHTDLADIATAAGVKEIFTLDSKGCGSLMDASSSQSEEFQTIPRKSDDLAAILYTSGTTGRSKGAMLTHENLASNAQTLVKYWAFEENDVLLHALPIFHVHGLFVALHCAFLKANKVIFLDKFDPAAVMENLPEATVFMGVPTFYVRLLDNHEFGKEHCQNMRLFTAGSAPLLEETFNQFTDLTGHVILERYGMSEAGMITSNPYDGKRIAGSVGFPLDNEVRIADEDGNILTDGEIGILEIKGPNVFKGYWKMPEKTASEFRPDGFFITGDMTVKGEDGYYRIVGRSKDLIISGGYNVYPKEIESYLDEMEGVLESAVVGRPDPDFGEAVVAFIVKDGSTDLGDVDVIRFAKDKLANFKAPKEVHFLDELPRNTMGKVQKNELRNIAAK
- a CDS encoding YeiH family protein produces the protein MLKRQAEQMARETKTIFPGLLVCLTIAMASGFLSDHYGGPVMLFALLLGMAFHFLSEEGACKAGIEFAARTILRIGVALLGVRITFDQIADLGGLTIAGVAAGLVLTILFGWILAQVLKLKPSLGLLSGGAVAICGASAALALSAVMPKTPYTERNTIVTVVAVTTLSTVAMVVYPLITEYFAMDHVEAGVFLGGTIHDVAQVVGAGYSVSEEAGDVSTVVKLLRVTLLVPVVLVFSFIFSASRKKKGEESSLGILPPAFLIGFVIFVFLNSMSYLPSMAIEHMTDLSRMCLVTAIAGLGMKTSLKEITKVGWPVVILVVSETIFIALFIFLLVACF
- a CDS encoding CGNR zinc finger domain-containing protein codes for the protein MAKLKALVKAGVVNNEGYYVVGGRTAIDFANSAQRFDRDGEGLASLEDLLTFLKSQELLHEDEASAFHMYIFQNPERCQQVMDKLHDMRIRFSENLKQASEGWPIDPNFVADLNDLLATYKTKIELVPSDSGYEVKNSLVEEGPEQLLYPILKDMAVFLASDQVEKARVCASDTCELFFVNQSRNGRRRWCSMSTCGNRAKVNAYLKRKEA
- a CDS encoding glutathione S-transferase family protein, which translates into the protein MGNEHYIIYGSEFSPFSVKVRSYFRYKNIPHEWRPRTKENIEDFQKHAKLPLVPLVICPNGDVLQDSTPILEKMEQLFPENSINPVSQELQFLSQMIEEYADEWGNKPMFHYRWWREADQIEVSEGLASTIAPNASPDEQSLFAEQLRTRMVPRLSFVGSNEQNKETIERSLDDLLHLLEKHLTKRRFIFGGKPSLADFGLFGQLYGCTQQPTTRAILKEYPEILVWIEQMLRPESNGEWEEWGTLELTLLPILTNQIAELYFPWALENAHALKQEKAEFTVCLKGRDFKQDTMKYSARSLNVLKQKFTAVQERGALEEILLKAKCLQPLVSESW
- a CDS encoding M14 family metallopeptidase; its protein translation is MNVIDNFSATYLEARNKFLDACKERGIVVESNLNDRAKGAQGEDLYMDVARIGPEGAKKVLIISSGTHGGEGFCGSGIQINLLRGGFFKELPADTAVVLIHAINPYGFSHVRRVNEDNIDLNRNFRDYSQPLPENEPYREVHDMIVPMDWDGDARAKAEEEIAAYIEKNGMAQFQAAVTGGQHIKENGIFFGGKEASWTNDTLRAVSKKHAGDAEHLAFLDIHTGLGPYGFGELIYVGDLGGLSRANDWYDNECTSPEDGSSTSAPVTGTINLGVCEMAPNATNTCVAIEYGTLPIMEVLNALRADNWLYAYGDVNSELGRKIKKDVRDAFYCDADDWKEMVWERGHSVVTKALAGLDKS